ATGTGGAGTCATCCAACATTATGTTTCAGTAAGGAGGGTCTATTGTCACCTCTGACCACACTGCCCTCCCAGGCACTACAAACAGAAGCCATCAAACTATTTAAGGTGTGTTACATGAATACGCTTTCTGTACTTTGGTAATTTGTGGCTACATAATCACtatgtattttattgttgttgatttCAAACCTCCAATAGAAAGTGTATATTGAACAACTAGGTGTGTGTACTGGGTTTCAGACTTGTCAGTTGTTCATCAATGTGGCCATCGACACCCCTGCCATCGACTATCATGTCTCTTTGGCTCAAAGCGCCCTGCAGGTGTGTCTGGCCCACCCCGAGCTTCAGAATGAATTCTACTGCCAGCTCATCAAGCAAACCCGAAAGAGGCAGCACCATAGCCACCCTGGACCTCTGCAGGTGCGTATTCTCACCACCTGATGGCAACAGTACCTTGATCCCTAAATTTAAAGCATGAGCAGACGGGAGAGGGCGACACATTGTTGCCCAGCTTGCAGATGCTTGATGGCCCAAATTGAACAAGGGTCAGCAAAAGATGCTCCAGGTGAGGCTCGAACTCACAACCTCAGCATTGCTCTACAAAGTACTGCTGTATAAGTActgcgcgctgaccgattgcgccactgGAGCTGATATCAAACAGTTGATTTGATATAATAGATCAGACCACTCTGTATTATTTTGTACTGTGTTCAGTTATTCTTTCATGCACATTTGCTTTCTGAATGGTGTTTTCAGATGTTTATTTTCCACTGTTAGAAGCAATTGAAATCCGAACAGTAAATGACAGTGCAAATTAGATCTTCCAAAAAATAAGGGGTACCATTGCTACTTCTTGGGGAGCTAGTGGTGCAATTGGCTAGCATGCAGTACTTATAAACAATTATATTGTAGAGCAATGGCAAGGTAGTGTGTTCAAACCTCACCTGGAGCATGGGCTTGTTTTTTAGAATGCCTCTAACTGGTGAGAAATCAAGGAGTCACTCGTTGAGATAcaatttgattgttattgttataTTAAGACTTAATATAACAAATTTAGAACACTTAATAATTAAGTGTTCTAAATTTGGATTTCATTAAACCAATTTGTCAATCTTCAGGGCTGGCAGTTTTTAGCCTTGTGTGTTGGACTTTTTCTGCCTCAGCATCTTTACCTCTGGCTTCTCCAATTTCATCTCAACAGACATGCAGACTCAAGGTGATAAAACAGCATTAAAGTAATTAACCCTTGTCTAGGCCATCTCCcatgaaaataatacaattgtAGTATCATTGGGTTGTGCAAATGTTTACAATACACTTTTACTTCCATATAAATTATCAAATACCTTCTTTTTGCCTAGGACTGAGGTGGGTAAATATGCCATCTACTGCCAGCGTTCTATGGAACGCACCCAGCAGAAGGGTGAAAGACAAGCCAGACCATCCCGCATGGAGATCCTATCTATTCTGCTGAGGAATCCCTATCACCATTCCCTACCCTTTAGTGTGCCGGTTCACTTTCTCAACAACACGtaccaggtaaaaaaaaaaaaaaagatcatattGATTCAGGCAGGCCTGTTATGAAGACATTTCAAAATCTCATGGTAATTCTGAAACGGCTTGGTGGGTTAAATCTTGCTAAAACTGATTGCCTTTTCATAGGTGGTAAGTTTTGATGGGTCAACTACAGTGGATGAGTTCCAGTGTCGCCTCAATCAAGACACCGGCATGAGAAAAACTGGACAGTCAGGTTTCAGTCTGTACACTGATGACCCAACTGGACGAGAGTTGGAACACTGCTTGCATCAAGGAAGCATCAAGGTGAATTTCTAATCATCCGAACTATTGTGTTTGCTTAGTGGATATTTTTCCTTGGAAAGTGTGTGTGGTGTTTCTGAATTGCATGTCTGTGGCAGATTTGTGATATTATATCCAAATGGGAACAAGCGTCCAAAGAGCAAAACACTGGCAAGTCAGAAAACACCAGAACCGTACGCCTCACCTACAAGAACAGGTATTCCACAAATTATACTGCAGTTTTTGTTCCCACGTCTACTAAACGATCACATTTATCCAAATGCTTCCACTTTTGCTTCATGCACATTTAACGTTCATGGATTTGCaactgacctttgacctcttcaCTTTTCCAGTCTATACTTCTCCAGTCAGGTGAGAGGAGAGTCAGAGCGAGAAAGGTTATTGTTGGCTTACCAGATCAATGAAGCCATTATAGCAGGACATTTTCCTGTCAACAAGGAGTTGGCCCTGGAAATGGCTGCCTTACTTGCCCAGGTCTGAAAGTTCTTGAGTATTTCTCATTTGgaaatcaaaacatttaaaaataccagttgtatttttattgtctgTTTTTATGTACCTATCAGCTGGAGTTTGCAGATTTTGAACGTCCATTCTCAACTCCTGGACCAGTTCAAATTAAATCCAACCAAACTTTGAAACAGGTCCTGGACAGATTCTACCCCAAACACTACCGTCGGACCGCATCCGAGGAACAACTTAGGTagtaaaatacattaatttgcaAAGTATCTTCAAAGATAGGTCAAATGTACACTGTACCTGTTCCAGTTCAAACGATCAACAGCGGGTATTAAGTTACTAGAGGTTAAATTGTGTAACAAAACTatcttttttggacaatttataACCATAATGTTTTGTCTTTTAGACAATTACTCCAACGTCTTTCTGCCCGCTGGTCGTCACTTAAGGGTCGAAGTTCATCTGAGTGTGTAAGGATATACCTGACTGTTGCTAAAAAGTGGCCTTTCTTTGGTGCCAAACTATTTGAAGCTGAAgtaagtgtctttttttgtatgttaaaCCATGTTGTTCATTCATACTACACTTGCATTAGCATCATTGCAATTCATGAGATAATTATCAGCAAATGTGtgattttaatgtgttttcagTTAATCACTTCCTCACCAGACCTAGCAACACGTGTTTGGCTGGCAGTCCATGAAGAGGGTATCAGTGTTCTGGAGTACAACTCCATTGTAAGCTACCTTTCCCATCACCTCCGCATTGGTTTATTACAGCATCTGCTGAGCTTCTCTGTTCTTCTGATTAAACGAAAAATTGAGAGCATAGTAGTAACCTCaattaaaatatgttaaattgcTGATATATTTCTGTTCATTCAGAAACCACTGGTGTCCCATCCTTACAAAAATGTGATGACATTTGGCGGCTGCAAACAGGACTTCTTACTGGTGATGGCAAAGAGCAGCATCAACAAAACAACCAAAGAGAGACCCTCAGAAACCCATACGTTTGCAATGGATGAGTTCAAGGTGAATAAGCAGTAATGTAGTctttttatttcacaaaaaaaaatgaaatcagtcAAATCgtcataaaaaaagctaaatatcaaaataatattGATTTCATCACCAGATCAGAGAGATTACCCTCCTCATCTCTAGCTACATCAACAGTGCACATCAGCAGAAGGCTGCAGCACACCACCTATCTGCCCCTGCTCTCATGGTGGCCCAACCAATCAGCCTGAAGAGCAAAGAACTCAGAAGCAAGTCTCCACCAGCACTGGGCCGTCCCAGTAAGACCCCAACCTTGTTGTAAAAGTAAAGTCCTCCTCTCAGGTTCGAGAAACTGGCCCGTCCTTGTCTGCCCTCTGTAGGGAGCACTTGAGAATTTCCTTTCTGGTAATGTCTGGGAGTTGACATACAGCTTAAAAGGGATGCCGCTAGCTTTCTGGGTACAAAGGTGAAGACTAAACTTGAAGCATTCTCAGTCTAAGTGTTGCCGTTGAGTTTAGTGGCTGAAGAATCAACCATGTTTACTGATTAACTACTCTAATGTTCACATCGTTAATCTCCAGCGTCTGTTGCATTTTATGTACTGACATTGAAGTTTAAGGAGGAGGAAAGAGGGATGTAAAAACTACCAATGATCAAAATGATAcacatttagactttttttgtgtggaactGTGCCAAGATGAGCGCACATTATTCTTTGATGAAGATAGTGCTATTTAATAAACAAAGAAAGGTCATGAAAGTAGAAAGGTAAGGGAAAGGTATTTCGAATAGTCTAACAAGTCAGTAGTGAGCCAAAACTGTGTTTCGACAAATCTAAATACTTTTGGAAGTGGCAAAGTGGGTTGCAGGAAAGTCATTCTAAATGAGAAACAGGCATTTGTGGTTACTGAATAACCAAGAGGAGGGGAAACTAACACCCGTACGAATTGTTAAAAGCTGTAGAATGATGCTTTGtcgttttgttgttttgtggtATTGTACTTACCATACacataattcaattaaaaactggaaataGAAGTTATTTAATATAAGGGTACTTTAATACGATACTCCCACTGTTGCTTGTTAATAAGAGGTTTGTCagaatacattatatttaattgATTTGGGAAAGTGTATAAGTGATGAAACTATGACAAATAAAGTACAAACCTATAACAACGTTGTGTTTGGTCTTCAATTGACTAATCAGCACATGCAGGAAAGCATCTCAGTAATGGCGATTAAACACTCAGGTCAAAATTTAGAACACCATCCAAAacctcacccccacccccctgcTGCCTTTTTAGGGTGAATGGGAGTGGCGTATTGATACTGTCAACCGGCACCTGACTACAAGTGACACTCCCTCATTCCAGCACTCCTTCAACCAAGGTAGGGGGAGGATATACGATACCTAAGCTGCCTGAACTCGTTTGAGACTTGCTTTTGTTCAGTTGCCATGGAGATAAAAAGAGGGAAGGCCAAAGGGGAAGTCGTAATTTGGTGAGGAGAAAAGGAAATAAATGGACATAAGCAACGATGAATATTATGTCAAAATATGCAATACTAAATATTGGGGTTGTTGAGATATTTACCAACTATTGttcactctaaaaaaaaaaaaacacttataatTCAGCAATTTGTTCTAGGGAGAGGAAACAACAATGGATTGTTCACCACACCATAGTATTCTACTTAAGTTGTAGGAGGCAACACAATAACTTGtcttttttgcatgatttgctTGACTTGACCACTTTGGAATTTGAATTTTGCCAGCATTATCAATTCCTTTACATATGTCTTGATGTGGTCATTTGTTCCATGAAAACGGTGGTTTCGACAAGCAAGGCAAAACCTGACTGTCAGGTTGAACACAAAGCAAGCCTAAATGCATAGTACACACCTCCCACTTAACACTACCATGGCTTGTTGCCAAACAAGCTGGATTCATAATCAGTATTGCGAGTAAATTCAACAGAACTGCTGTATACTTGAAGCTACAAATGACAGTGACACCTAAACATCCATACAAGTTGAGTAAAAAAATTTATGATTTTAGCCAGAATTATAGCATTTGAGGAACACATTTGACTATACAGGACAAGGTCATTTAATCCACAGACACCAAATCAGCCAGAAGGCCATTTGCAGTCAACATTCACtagcagcagaaaaaaaataactgtataATCAATTATAAATCCCAATTAAATAACTAAACAAGCCACATGCATGAAAAGTTTTCATAGGCTCCACAAAATCAGTTTTAGAAGCAATGCAAATTCAAAAGGAACGCATTGTGTCAAACAGACAACAAAAAGTTGTGATAACCCATTTATTGAAAGTACAAAAAGGAGGTTCATATTTTCTGCCAATGAACGtgcaaaatattcaattggatTGGAAGTCTTGTTATAAATTCCCCAAAAGGATGACAATTGCTAGCGTTCTTAATCATAGTCATCTCCTAGTAGTCTATTAAAATGCATCGCAATAAGCTTCAACCACTgcctttaaaacatttttattaaaaaaaaaaatccaacacaacACACATTTGTAAGAAACTGTACAAGCTAACAGAATTTAAACCATTCAGTGTCGAAAACACAGCTATTTAATCAGAGATATTAACGCATGTATAGTAGGGGTAGAGTGCTGAAAACTTTACACAAAATTTATAAATAGAAGGCAGTATGAATAAAGCCAATAACAAGAATTCATATTTGTTCCTTTACAAAAAATTAGAACAGTAAAATGGCACACTGCAAGTATGCCCCTATGACGATGACTCTGGCCTCCTATAGCGATGAAATTTTTTTACATGGGGTCCATTTCTctttgctacaaaaaaaaagaacaactatGAATAGATTTGAAGGCAAAAACAAAGTATATCAAGCATTTGGAAGTTGTACTGACCTGAGCTTTGTTGTACTTCTGATTCTGGCGTCTTCTCAAGAAGAACTACAAAACACAACACATAAAATTGTGAGTGACATAGATTAAACAtgaagattttttatttttttaaacttaccaAGAGTAGCAAGCCAGCTACCACAGCGAGGACAACCACCACAATGACTGCAATGATtccaccagtaagattcttcaTGGTAAATGTTGGGGCCTCCTCATCTACGTAGTACACCAAAATGTTCTCCATCTCCAGTTTCTTGCCTGCCACCACAGGTTCAAACTTCTCCTGATCCTTGAATAGTGGGAGTGCTTTGATCTGAGTAGAAGAGTCATGACATTATTACAAAGAAcacaaacatttggaaaaatgttgaGAAACTACATATGACTGTACATCTTTCTCCATGTAGTAAGCCAGTTTTGTCAGATCACTCTGGCGCTCTCCCTTGGGCTTCTTCACATCCACTACGATCATGCGGGAATCGGCGTCATACTGCaatcggaagaaaaaaaatgttaactttaGAACATCAGGTGTTCAAATACACATCAAATTATAAACTAAAAAGTCTAGCATTCACTTACCTCAATCTCTTTCAACATGTCCTTGTTAAAATTGCTATAACGCTTGTGGATGGCATCACCAATAGCACTGTAAGAGTACGTTAAATCattactaaaaatgtttttgtatgtataaACAGATATTTTACTCCATTTTGACCTGTTGATCAAAATTTTGCATGTACTTACGTCTTTAGTTGTTGAGTGTCCAGAGAACCTGTCACTGGTTTGTGCTTCAGCTGAAGACGGACCCAGctacaagaaataacattttagGAATGTACAAAGAAATGACAGGTTGCCCCCGGGCTTCCCCACTGCTAAAGGAGGCGGAAACAACTTACTAGGTTTCTACCAGCTTCTCACACTTGAGGTTCTTGTCTCCtttgtccgttcggcgaacacCAGCGCTGTTGACGCACCAGCACTCATCTGTGTTGTTGCACTGCTTGGCCTTGAATTTGCCATCATTTTCACATTCAGGATCATAGATTCCGTCATTGTCCACAAAGGCCGTTTCCACAGGCTTTCCTCCAATGCCAGTACGGGTGCTCAGGCCCTTTTTGGCTCTGTACATCTCAGCTTTCATCAAGAAGCATTTGGGGATCACTGAAAATGAAAAGTGTAAAAATCACACGTCACGCAAATCAAACACTGGcgattcttcaaaaaaaaaaaaaaatcttacacgTATTGCAGTCAAGCTTTTGTTTCATCATATCACCAACCAGTATAGTACACTGGCAAGGATTTCCCTCGCAACTGGCCCACTTCATAGTATTACATGAACCTGTACAGCAAAATAAAAGATGGGAGGGTGAATTAATAAGGTTAAAATAACTAATAGGAGATCAAAGTTAAATTACTCAATGAACTTTTTCATGATGgtattgtttaatttaaaaaaaaaacgattgaaAAGGCCCAAACTGAATTCCTAAAACAATGGATTATATCATAAAGGTTTCTTGTACAGCAGTGTATAAAATATTATCAATCAACCAGCCAAAGCAAACATGGTCCCGACCGATCAGCACAAGACGATTCCAGCAATGGGCGTTGGTTTCTCCCAACAGACAAATCCTGGGGGACAGCGAGTACAAACAATTCCCAACCCCCACTCAGCACAGAAACCAAATGCATTTTGTAAGTGGCACATATGAAATCAAACTTCTCACGGcgtattaaataaaaacacatccaTTGCTTTCAAACAACAAGATTCAGCCAAGTTGATTTATCATTACTGAAACAAACAGGTGAGCAAGTAAATTAAACAGGTAAAGAAAAACTCATTCCACTTTTCTATATATCATCTCAATCTTGAAGGTCGAATGTCTTCGTTTTCAAATGTAAGGAACATTTAAGCATTGTgcgtctttttttcttcaaatgaagCTTGATTATGAAAGCGATCTTTCAAGtaaacggtaaaaaaaaaacatgacttacaACTTTGCGCTGAAGCTCCGACCGCAAACACGGCCAGGATAAGAGCAATCCACATCTTCATTTTTGATATAAAACGAGTACGattacaaccaaaaaaaaaggcttcccCAATTTGCTGTTGTAGTAGCGTCGTCCACAGGGTTGAAAAAATGAGCTGAGAAACAAAGCTTCCTAGTCTTATTTCCTACAGGTGTGTCCTCGTCAAACCTGTTTGGACAGAAAGACGCGCGCGCGCAGTCAGGTAAAGGCTCGCTCAGCAACAGGCGTGTCTTATAAGGAAACTCTCTTGGTTGACTTGACTCAATCCGCCTTTTTTTGTCTATAACAAGACAAACAGTCATGAAGTGAATTTATAACCCAAGTTGCTTTCAACGTCACGCAATTCACATAGGTGTTGCGGTGGGCGTTTTTTTATAGACGCGCTTTTTCCGGAGTGACCATATTTGGTAGCCTGAAAACTGGTTTTAAGTATCGCACTTTCGGCTTGTGCCACAAATGTTTACTATTATACAACATTTTGTGACAATATTTAGAGTGAAAAGACTCCCGTTAAAACATTACAGAAGCATTTTAAGGAGAAGTGCCAATTAAatcttctatttttaaattaggGTGGAAAAGTTATAAGTTTAAGATACTCAAATCAATTTGCCTTTTTCAAACTGTGCCATAGAATGGCTTCTCATCAGAAGAAACTTTGGATTTCAAAACTGTCACGTAATGACGTGTTAGAACTGTGCTATTTCGTCAATAAGTTTCAAGTCTGAAACCAGTTTCAAGAAACTTCTGATGAGCTGTTGTGAGTCACAGTTGGTGCATATGACTCAGTCTCAGTTTCAGTGATTATTTACATGGGAAATATTCTTCACAATGTTGTGTCTCCATAACAATCAAAAGTCCAATTATAGCAATGAAGACATTtaattgattacattttttcattgaaaaaccATAACAGTAAGATggggattgatttttttgcatttccatCGATTTGATTGGATACAATGTTTAACAggcctatttttaaaaaatacaatgagtGAGAGCGTCTAAAGATAATTTTGATGTCTTTCATTCTTGATTGTAGTAGCAAAGACAAACAAATGTGTGAGGGTACCGATGCATTTACAGTATAGTGTACAAAAGCAGACACACAACTAGGGTAATATGGGTGTTCCTCTTCCCAGAGGTTTAAGATGTCAGGGCAGTACACATTATTGTCCTAATTCCCTGGGGTGAAGGAATAAACACGATGGAAGAGAAGGAGGAAATAGAAGTTGATGCCAGCACTCGAAGAGTAAAGTTATGTTTTTGAGGAGTACGTGTAGGTAGAGTGTAATCCAAAGGTGGGgaatacacattttttccacaaactACTGATCAACAGGAGAAGGGGAATTATGCGGTGAGTAcatccattcaattcaatgatgcATAATTTTAAATTTCAACTATTGCAGTAAATTCAGTCCACGGAAAATGAATTCCCCCAAAGCACAAATGTGTTGGGATTTTTCCttgataaattaaataaatgatattGTGGCGTATATGAGGTGCAAcatgatattattttttcttgttgagTGAAAGATGAACACAACACAGCCAGACATCAGTAAAGTATggatagttaaaaaaatatgtatgtagAGTTACTAGTCATCTTGTAATTTATATCGTTTCTGATTtctagtttttaaaaatgaaaagaagtaTTTAAAATTAGATCATACTGTATTTGAGTTTTGATTTTGAGTTCATAATTGTAATTGGAGTCTGCTCCAGTATTATCATTGTTCAACCATTTAGTACTCCTCCTTGGATACAAACAATAGTCGTGCATGCCCCAAAGGGAAAATTGACATCTAGATTGTAACACAATCAGAACCAGCATACAGACCTATTATTTGATATGTTCTGTAATGGACTAGTCTCCCCTGTCAGACATTTACCTACACACAATGGAtatgttttacaaaatgatccCCTCGAGGTAAGTTAACTCATTGACGGGCCTTGACGGAGATAGATGTCTAATCATGtgcttcttattcttcttctgcTGTAGATTTAAATCAGTTTGTCATTGGTAGGTGCCCATTGCCATTAATAGaagcaaatgaattaaaatatgaataaaatctgaaaatttcaCAGCAGAAGAATGAGAAAGTGGCTATTCAGCATATTTGTAACTTCCTCATTCATAGTAAATAAACAGCCCTCAAACAATACATTAGAAGTTACACGTTAGATCTGgaaaccaatgagttaatatattttgtcattgtACAAACCCAGACTAACATTTGTAATATATAATAGAATAACACGAGTAAGCGGAATGTTAATAATGTAGGAAAAACGAATGAGGAATATTCCCATGTTTGTAAAtgattccagattttttttcctccaatccattttcttCCTGCTTACAGGTTTCTACTCTTTTGTCTCATCATTCTCTTGGCAATGCTAAAATATGCCTCTGCAGGTAAATAAAGGTTCCTCATTCATACATGACACACTGAAttataaaatcacaaaaaaatcctacataATTACAAGATTCTGTCTCTCTTATTTTAATCAGTTGCTGACCTGGAACAATGTGAAGCTGCAGGCAGCAAGTGTCATCAACAAGCGGAATGTCTTAAAGTCCAAAACAATTTCACCTGTGCGTGTGTCATGGGCTACCAAGGTGATGGTCTTCAGTGCAGTGACATCGACGAATGCCTTGGCGGCCTGCACAATTGTCACGCGAAAGCTCGCTGCAATAACACGTTCGGCAGCTACACTTGTTTTTGTCTCAATGGATTCATCGGAGACGGCACTAACTGCCAGGATATAAATGAGTGTCAAACACAAAACGGGGGCTGTCACTCCAACGCAAGCTGCAGCAATTTCGAAGGTGGACGTCGGTGCCGATGTAAAGTCGGCTTTGAGGGAAACGGCTTCAAGTGCACTGATAAAAATGAATGTGCCAACCAGAATATTTGCCACTGGAATGCAACGTGCACCAATAACCCTGGATCTTATGTGTGTACCTGTAATGCTGGCTACAAGGGCAACGGGAACTACCTGTGCCTGGATATCGATGAATGTTCGGAGACTCCGCAGGTGTGCTCGTCCTCGCTTGGTTACAAAGGCTGTAAAAATCTGCCCGGAACGTATCGTTGCACATGCAGCAATGGCTTTGAGAGTAATGGCAAGAGCTGCGTGGATATCGATGAATGTGCAGGCAACATCTGTAGTCTCTATGCGGACTGCTTGAACACCATAGGGTCGTACCAGTGTACTTGCAATGGCGGTTTTGTCGGGAATGGCCTGACATGCGTTGATATAAATGAATGCATTCAGGACAACGACTGCGATCCCGATTCTGTGTGTATTAACAGACTTGGGAGTTATGAATGCTCCTGTCTGGAGGGGTTTGTTGGAGATGGCAGATTCTGTGAAGATATTAATGAGTGTGATGCAACAAACATTTGCCCTTCTACTACTACGTGTGTCAACACCGCTGGGTCATATTTCTGCGACTGTGGCAGTGGTTTCATATTCAATGAGTCGGAGTGTCAAGACCTGGATGAATGTGCAGCAGGTCGGTGCAGCCCCTACTCTATCTGCACTAATTCATTCGGTTCCTTCACGTGCCAGTGTGCAGCAGGTTACAGAGGGGATGGCTTTACCTGTGATGATGTGGACGAATGTTCAGTTCCGACTCAGTGCCATTCCAATGCTCTTTGCACCAACCTCCCTGGTATCTACAATTGCAGCTGCCTGATGGGTTACACTGGAGATGGTGTAAACCAGTGCAGTGATCTCAACGAGTGTCTGGTAGATAACGGAGGATGTAGAAATAAGGCCACTTGTGTAAACAACTTGGGCTCTTTTACTTGCCTGTGCCAGAACGGATTTGTCCTGGTTAACCAGACTCTTTGCCAGGATGTAAATGAATGCGTGGAACAAGACAATCTATGTCGTATAAATGAAGAATGCAAAAACATTGATGGCTCGTATGAATGCCCCTGCCAGAGTGGATATTACCGACCTGCTGCCACCATGGACTGTGTTGATTTTGATGAGTGTACAGAAAATCCTTGCCATGTTAATGCGTCATGCCTCAACACCATCGGCTCTCACGCTTGCACTTGTAAGCGTGGCTTTGCAGGGAATGGAACACAGTGTAATGATATTGATGAGTGTTCTGTGGTGGACACGTGCCATCCACGGGCTGTATGCACCAACTTTATCGGGGGCTTCTTTTGCTCCTGCAGGCAGGGGTTCGAAGGGGACGGCTTCTTCTGCCGGGATGTAGACGAGTGTATCCTTTTTGATACACTTTGTCCACATTTCTCGACGTGTGTCAACTCCCCCGGAGCGCATGTTTGCTCGTGTTTGAATGGTACAGTGGTCCTGAATG
The nucleotide sequence above comes from Stigmatopora nigra isolate UIUO_SnigA chromosome 12, RoL_Snig_1.1, whole genome shotgun sequence. Encoded proteins:
- the epcam gene encoding epithelial cell adhesion molecule, producing MKMWIALILAVFAVGASAQSCSCNTMKWASCEGNPCQCTILVGDMMKQKLDCNTLIPKCFLMKAEMYRAKKGLSTRTGIGGKPVETAFVDNDGIYDPECENDGKFKAKQCNNTDECWCVNSAGVRRTDKGDKNLKCEKLVETYWVRLQLKHKPVTGSLDTQQLKTAIGDAIHKRYSNFNKDMLKEIEYDADSRMIVVDVKKPKGERQSDLTKLAYYMEKDIKALPLFKDQEKFEPVVAGKKLEMENILVYYVDEEAPTFTMKNLTGGIIAVIVVVVLAVVAGLLLLFFLRRRQNQKYNKAQQREMDPM